One genomic region from Portunus trituberculatus isolate SZX2019 unplaced genomic scaffold, ASM1759143v1 PGA_scaffold_398__1_contigs__length_35906, whole genome shotgun sequence encodes:
- the LOC123500543 gene encoding uncharacterized protein LOC123500543, producing MMKLLALREAELPDPMMRWMQTADPDDCLEEETGQGSSQSPERADDERHGRRRGGRVRNGRKRANQKNKAQNDMAPVDNEVEVEPGMPLPDAQPPAPVQESRSHENSAISWSHVSPALLAVCLLLLLQHAQPH from the coding sequence CTGAGCTGCCTGACCCCATGATGCGCTGGATGCAAACCGCTGACCCTGATGactgcctggaggaggagactgGCCAGGGCTCTTCCCAGTCCCCTGAAAGGGCAGATGATGAGAGGCATGGCAGGAGGCGAGGTGGTCGAGTCCGGAACGGTCGCAAAAGGGCTAATCAGAAGAATAAAGCCCAGAATGATATGGCTCCGGTTGACAATGAGGTGGAAGTCGAGCCAGGAATGCCCCTGCCTGATGCGCAGCCTCCAGCACCTGTCCAAGAATCTCGTTCCCATGAGAACAGTGCCATCTCATGGTCCCATGTCAGTCCTGCCCTGCTCGCTgtctgcctgctgctgctgctacaacatgCCCAGCCTCACTGA